The following coding sequences lie in one Catharus ustulatus isolate bCatUst1 chromosome 5, bCatUst1.pri.v2, whole genome shotgun sequence genomic window:
- the PCM1 gene encoding pericentriolar material 1 protein isoform X11 produces the protein MATGGGPFEEHMNDQDLPSWSNESLDDRLNNTDWGGQQKKANRSSEKNKKKLSGEGETRLTNDISPESSPGMERRKTRTSHSFPHARYMTQMSVPEQAELERLKQRINFSDLDQRSIGSDSQGRATAANNKRQLNENKKPFNFLSLQINTNKSKDPASGSQKKESGVSAQCKELFGAALSKDFLQNCQVSAQEDATGEQAMDSSQIVSRLVQIRDYIAKASSMRDDLVEKNERSANVERLSHLIDDLKEQEKSYLKFLQKMLEVSFSLSCRPRIEDKLGNSASREQVTDIDVTPSPKGKSERATLNDREIWHYGINSQDHGLLSKARDPQHEAKEELENLKKQHDLLERMLQQQEQLKALQGRQAALLALQHKAEQAIAVLDDSVVTETTGSVSGVSLTSELNEELNDLIQRFHNQLHDSQTQSVPDNRRQAESLSLTREISQSRNSSMSEHQSDEKAQLFNKMRMLQGKKQKMDKLLGELHTLRDQHLNNSSFFPASGSPQRSVDQRSTTSAASGPVGIVTVVNGESNSLASAPYPDSLVSQNESEEDENLNPTEKLQKLNEVRKRLNELRELVHYYEQTSDMMTDAVNENTKEEEETEESETDSEHEDPQPATNIRNPQGISGWSEINSNSNVQCGTNNRDGRHLNTDCEINNRSAANIRTLKMSSALDCHNRENDKHFDLPQGEDDEVEEDRVSEDSLSSHRSSLGDVAGDAEFEQKINRLIAAKQKLRQLQNLAAMVQDDDPEPQGTIANASNIGDLLGEMDEAKQQPNNVRASSNKLKKDVRLNEKAREKFYEAKLQQQQRELKQLQEERRKLIEIQEKIQVLQKACPDLQLAADLGNCPANRQTSQVTSTPAMNECNTADKPLFDCGESVPVGNEQLWSEMRRHEILREELRQRRKQLEALMAEDQRRRELAETISTVAASVKSEGSEAQCTPQQSRTEKTMATWGGSTQCALEEENGGEDGYLSDGVGQAEEEEEDASSLNDSFSVYPNNNIPENAYFVKGNRDRWKNCRPLSADGNYRPVSKTRQQQNISMRRQENFRWMSELSYVEEKERWQEQINQLKKQHEFSVSICQTLMQDQQTLSCLLQTLLTGPYGMMSNNVASSQIHLIMHQLNQCYTQLTWQQNNVQRLKQMLSDLMQQQEQQCQEKPSRKERGSSAPPPPSPVFCPFSFSPQPVNLFSVPGFTNFSSFAPVGINYNPVFPSGFGDFAHNISPRSSEQQEQQHPLDHNTSGKTEYMAFPKPFESSSSNGAEKQRRNHRQPEEEMENISTWLNDSQEIKKDDQSQLNAGFAVPVQNVASGHKNQCDTNRRREFDEESLESFSSMPDPIDPTTVTKTFRSRKASAQASLASKDKTPRSKNKRKSSSQLKGRSKNTGYESASASSVCEPCKSNKIRHTDDVVHAKVFSKRNQEQLEKIIKYSRSTEMSSAHARRILQQSNRNACIEAPETGSDLSMFEALRDTIYSEVATLISQNESRPHFLIELFHELQLLNTDYLRQRALYALQDIVTRHLSEKNEKGKCAKSLNSATWVASNSELTPSESLASTDDETFGKNIAEACQDCEQPDADNGSIMSTSSNFEPFATDDLGNTVIHLDKALSWMRDYERMKVEPESTLDSEGCSSNFQGASTAKLEGPGTGECQSVPQSGDVSAVPCPRIDTQQLDRQIKAIMKEVIPFLKEHMDEVCSSQLLTSVRRMVLTLTQQNDESKEFVKFFHKQLGSILQDSLAKFAGRKLKDCGEDLLVEISEVLFNELAFFKLMQDLDNNSISVKQRCKRKIETTEGMQSYVKEDKDETETAKQAPDSEVRAGNGVPESIRSDASDQEEDEESERGPVAISLSKAETQALTNYGSGEDENEDEEIEFEEGPVDVQTSLQASSETTENEQTSNQELSKAKSSEILSSEQESVNVKGGQDVAAVVPHYLSVIENTPALTVNTSESFITATVKTEGSSSSLAVNETPTQDTTCAENKSGASSESSMAGSPDTESPVLVNEYEPGSGNVSQKSDEDDFVKVEDLPLKLAVYSEAELMKKMKTEAQTKSLSDELLGGSGAQDQELAGDGQTLKEPETFGAQNA, from the exons ATGGCAACAGGAGGTGGTCCCTTTGAAGAACACATGAATGATCAGGACTTGCCCAGCTGGAGCAATGAGAGCCTTGACGACCGGCTGAACAACACG GACTGGGGAGGTcaacagaagaaagcaaacagatcttcagaaaaaaacaagaaaaagcttAGTGGTGAAGGTGAAACAAGACTTACTAACGACATATCTCCAGAATCTTCACCTGGAATGGAACGAAGGAAGACCAGAACTTCTCATAGCTTTCCTCATGCTCGATACATGACTCAGATGTCTGTTCCAGAGCAGGCTGAACTAGAAAGGCTTAAACAAAGAATAAACTTCAGTGATCTGGATCAG AGAAGCATTGGAAGTGATTCTCAAGGCCGGGCAACGGCTGCTAATAACAAACGTCAacttaatgaaaacaaaaaaccattCAACTTCCTGTCACTGCAGATTAACACTAACAAAAGCAAAGATCCTGCCTCAGGTTCCCAAAAGAAGGAAAGTGGAGTATCAGCGCAATGTAAAGAGTTGTTTGGAGCTGCTCTAAGCAAGGATTTCTTGCAAAATTGTCAAGTGTCTGCTCAAGAAGATGCAACAGGAGAACAAGCGATGGATAGTAGCCAG ATTGTGAGCAGACTAGTTCAGATTCGTGACTATATTGCTAAGGCCAGCTCCATGCGGGATGATCTTgtagagaaaaatgaaagatcGGCCAATGTTGAGCGTTTATCACACCTTATAGATGACCTTAAAGAGCAGGAGAAATCCTATCTGAAATTTTTGCAAAAGATGCTT GAGGTATCTTTTAGTTTGAGTTGTCGGCCCCGCATTGAGGACAAACTAGGGAATTCCGCTTCACGAGAACAGGTTACAGACATTGATGTTACACCAAGCCCTAAAGGGAAAAGTGAGAGAGCTACTCTGAATGACAGGGAAATCTGGCATTATGGGATTAATAGCCAGGATCATGGATTGCTTTCAAAG GCCAGAGATCCTCAGCACGAAGCTAAAGAGGAGTTGGAGAACTTGAAAAAACAGCATGATTTATTGGAAAGGATGCTACAACAGCAGGAGCAATTAAAGGCTCTTCAAGGAAGACAGGCAGCTCTTCTCGCTTTGCAGCATAAAGCAGAGCAAGCCATTGCCGTCCTGGATGATTCTG TTGTAACAGAAACTACAGGTAGTGTTTCAGGAGTAAGTCTGACATCAGAACTGAATGAAGAATTGAATGACTTAATTCAACGCTTTCACAACCAACTTCATGATTCTCAG ACACAGTCTGTGCCCGACAACAGAAGGCAAGCAGAAAGCCTTTCACTTACCAGGGAGATTTCACAAAGTAGAAACTCTTCAATGTCTGAACACCAGTCAGATGAGAAGGCACAGCTTTTTAACAAGATGCGAATGTTGCAgggtaaaaagcaaaaaatggaCAAACTATTAGGAGAGCTTCATACGCTTCGTGACCAACATCTAAATAACTCTTCCT tttttcCTGCTTCAGGTTCTCCTCAAAGGAGTGTTGATCAAAGAAGTACAACTTCAGCTGCTTCTGGTCCTGTAGGCATAGTAACTGTAGTCAACGGTGAATCAAATAGTCTGGCGTCTGCTCCCTATCCTGATTCCCTGGTTTCTCAAAATGAGAGTGAAGAGGATGAAAACCTAAATCCAACAGAAAAGCTTCA gaaGCTAAATGAAGTTCGTAAGAGGCTGAATGAGTTACGTGAGTTAGTTCACTACTATGAGCAGACATCTGATATGATGACAGATGCTGTGAATGAAAACActaaggaggaggaagaaactgAAGAATCAGAAACTGATTCTGAACATGAGGATCCACAGCCTGCTACAAACATTAG GAACCCTCAAGGCATCAGTGGTTGGAGTGAAATAAACAGCAACTCAAATGTACAGTGTGGAACTAATAATAGAGATGGAAGACATCTTAATACAGACTGTGAAATAAACAACCGATCAGCTGCTAATATAAGGACTCTAAAAATGTCTTCTGCTTTAG ACTGTCATAATAGGGAGAATGACAAACACTTCGATCTACCCCAAGGTGAAGATGATGAAGTGGAAGAAGATCGAGTTAGTGAAGATTCCTTATCTAGTCACAGAAGCAGCCTGGGTGATGTTGCTGGAGATGCTGAGTTTGAGCAGAAGATCAATAGGCTTATAGCTGCAAAACAGAAGCTTAGACAGTTACAAAACCTTGCTGCTATGGTGCAG GATGATGATCCAGAACCTCAAGGAACAATTGCAAATGCATCTAATATTGGAGACTTGTTGGGCGAGATGGACGAGGCAAAGCAGCAACCAAATAATGTCCGAGCAAGTTCcaacaagttaaaaaaagatGTGCGACTAAATGAAAAAGCAAG AGAGAAGTTCTATGAAGCTaaacttcagcagcagcaacgGGAGCTTAAGCAGTtacaagaagaaagaagaaaactaattgaaatacaggaaaaaattcaaGTGTTACAGAAAGCTTGTCCTGACCTTCAA ttGGCAGCTGACCTGGGTAACTGCCCTGCAAACAGACAGACTTCACAAGTAACATCAACTCCAGCCATGAATGAGTGTAACACAGCTGATAAGCCTTTATTTGACTGTGGTGAATCTGTACCAGTAGGCAATGAG CAGTTATGGTCTGAAATGAGAAGACATGAGATTTTAAGAGAAGAATTGCGACAGAGAAGAAAGCAACTTGAAGCTTTAATGGCTGAAGATCAGAGAAGGAGAGAGCTTGCAGAAACGATATCTACTGTTGCTGCATCTGTTAAAAGTGAAGGGTCGGAAGCTCAGTGTACTCCACAGCAAAGCAGGACTGAAAA GACAATGGCTACCTGGGGAGGTTCTACACAGTGTGCCctagaggaagaaaatggagGTGAAGACGGTTATCTCTCTGATGGAGTTGGTCAggcagaagaagaggaagaagatgcATCAAGTTTGAATGACAGTTTCTCTGTTTATCCCAATAACAATATACCAGAAAATGCCTATTTTGTTAAAGGAAACAGAGATAG GTGGAAAAATTGCCGTCCCCTTTCAGCAGATGGAAATTATCGTCCAGTGTCTAAGACCAGGCAACAACAAAACATAAGTATGAGGCGTCAGGAAAATTTTCGGTGGATGTCTGAACTTTCCTATGTGGAAGAAAAGGAACGATGGCAAGAGCAGATCAACCAGTTAAAGAAACAGCATGAATTTAGTGTCAGCATTTGTCAGACTTTGATGCAGGACCAGCAG acCCTCTCTTGCCTTCTACAGACTTTGCTTACAGGCCCCTATGGTATGATGTCAAATAATGTTGCATCTTCTCAGATACACCTTATTATGCATCAATTAAACCAGTGTTACACTCAACTGACTTGGCAGCAGAATAATGTCCAAAG gCTGAAGCAAATGTTAAGTGATCTTATGCAGCAACAAGAACAACAGTGTCAGGAGAAACCATCACGAAAGGAGAGAGGCAGTAGTGCACCACCACCTCCATCTCCTGTTTTCTGTCCATTCAGCTTTTCTCCACAACCTGTGAACCTCTTTAGTGTTCCAGGATTtactaatttttcttcctttgctccAG TAGGTATTAACTATAATCCAGTGTTCCCGTCTGGTTTTGGAGATTTTGCACATAATATTTCACCAcgcagcagtgagcagcaggagcaacaACATCCTCTAGATCATAATACTTCTGGCAAAACTGAGTATATGGCATTCCCCAAACCCTTTGAAAGCAGTTCTTCTAATggagcagaaaaacaaag aagGAATCATAGACAACCtgaagaggaaatggaaaacataTCAACTTGGCTTAATGATAGCCAAGAAATCAAAAAAGATGATCAGTCTCAACTGAATGCAGGTTTTGCAGTTCCAGTACAAAATGTTGCTTCAGGTCATAAAAATCAGTGTGATACGAACAGGAGAAGAGAGTTTGATGAAGAGTCTTTGGAGAGTTTTAGTAGCATGCCTGATCCAATAGACCCAACTACTGTGACAAAGACATTTAGATCTAGAAAAGCATCAGCGCAAGCAAGCCTGGCATCAAAAGATAAAACACCCAGATCAAAGAATAAGAGGAAGAGTTCTTCTCAGCTGAAAGGCAGAAGCAAAAATACTG GTTATGAAAGTGCAAGTGCTTCTAGTGTGTGTGAGCCCTGCAAGAGCAATAAAATCAGACACACTGATGACGTGGTTCATGCAAAGGTGTTCAGCAAAAGGAATCAGGAGcaattggaaaaaataattaaatacagtaGATCTACAGAAATGTCTTCAG CGCATGCTAGGAGAATTCTGCAGCAGTCTAACAGAAATGCATGCATTGAAGCGCCAG aaactGGTAGTGATCTTTCTATGTTTGAAGCTTTGCGAGACACAATTTATTCTGAAGTAGCAACTCTTATTTCTCAAAATGAGTCTCGTCCCCACTTTCTTATTGAACTTTTCCATGAGCTTCAGCTGCTAAATACAGATTATCTGAGGCAAAGGGCTCTATATGCTTTACAG GATATAGTGACCAGACATTTatctgagaaaaatgaaaagggaaagtGTGCAAAATCACTTAATTCTGCAACATGGGTGGCATCAAATTCTGAACTCACTCCTAGTGAAAGCCTTGCCTCTACAGATGAT GAAACTTTTGGCAAGAACATTGCAGAAGCATGTCAAGATTGTGAACAACCTGATGCAGACAATGGGAGTATTATGTCTACTTCTTCAAATTTTGAACCCTTTGCCACTGATGACCTTG GCAACACAGTGATTCACTTAGATAAAGCTTTGTCTTGGATGAGGGACTATGAGCGTATGAAAGTTGAACCTGAAAGTACCCTTGACTCTGAGGGCTGCTCTAGTAATTTTCAGGGTGCTTCTACTGCTAAATTAGAAG gTCCAGGTACTGGTGAATGTCAGTCTGTGCCACAGTCAGGTGATGTTTCTGCAGTTCCATGTCCTCGTATAGATACTCAGCAGCTTGACCGGCAGATTAAAGCAATTATGAAAGAGGTCATTCCTTTTCTGAAG GAACACATGGATGAAGTATGCTCTTCTCAATTACTGACATCAGTAAGACGTATGGTCTTGACTCTTACACAACAAAATGATGAAAGTAAAGAATTCGTGAAGTTCTTTCATAAGCAGCTTGGCAGTATACTTCAG GATTCACTGGCGAAATTTGCTGGTAGAAAGTTAAAAGATTGTGGGGAGGATCTTCTTGTGGAGATCTCTGAAGTGTTATTCAATGAATTagctttttttaaactcatgCAAGACTTGGACAACAACAGCATTTCTGTAAAGCAGAGATGTAAACGAAAAATAGAAACTACTGAAGGAATGCAGTCTTATGTTAAagag GATAAGGATGAGACTGAAACTGCTAAACAAGCACCAGACTCAGAAGTGCGTGCTGGTAACGGAGTGCCTGAAAGTATTAGATCTGATGCGTCTGATcaagaggaagatgaggaaagTGAAAGAGGTCCAGTGGCAATAA GTTTATCAAAGGCAGAAACCCAAGCTCTGACTAACTATGGCAGTGGAGAAGATGAGaatgaagatgaagaaatagAATTTGAGGAAGGACCTGTTGATGTGCAAACATCACTACAAGCCAGCAGTGAAACAACTGAAAACGAACAG